In Drosophila simulans strain w501 chromosome X, Prin_Dsim_3.1, whole genome shotgun sequence, one DNA window encodes the following:
- the LOC120284216 gene encoding E3 SUMO-protein ligase NSE2: MDFNNHVDSALATLLENHKLLKEMAEVVSGFNDGGDIQKLMDQNVEHAEDFIRMKKKHELLNKALKQAKNSSNTVEKFEKVWKKRSAAVEKKRIDVKNSAEFKNFMKALESAAPQEGAEINGQANGPAHDEDLIMEATGAEVFSLYDPWSKALIKNPVRNKTCGHVYDRDSVMLIIKDNIGIRCPVLGCANRSYIQPVNLVKDHDLQQKLQQRMSDAIEDESSKEDGEQADH; encoded by the exons ATGGACTTCAATAACCATGTGGATTCGGCACTAGCCACTTTATTGGAAAACCATAAGCTCTTAAAGGAAATGGCAGAAG TCGTTTCTGGTTTCAACGATGGCGGGGATATCCAGAAGTTGATGGACCAGAACGTGGAGCACGCCGAGGATTTCATCCGAATGAAGAAAAAGCACGAATTGCTCAACAAGGCTCTGAAGCAGGCCAAAAACTCTAGCAACACCGTCGAGAAGTTCGAGAAAGTCTGGAAGAAGCGCTCCGCAGCGGTGGAGAAAAAGCGCATCGATGTCAAGAACTCAGCCGAGTTCAAGAACTTCATGAAAGCGCTGGAATCGGCAGCTCCCCAGGAGGGTGCGGAAATCAATGGTCAAGCGAATGGCCCCGCCCATGATGAGGACCTTATCATGGAAGCCACCGGCGCCGAGGTCTTCTCGCTCTACGATCCCTGGTCCAAGGCCCTGATAAAGAACCCCGTGCGTAACAAAACTTGCGGCCACGTCTACGACCGCGACTCGGTGATGCTGATCATTAAGGACAACATTGGCATTCGATGCCCGGTGCTCGGCTGTGCCAACAGGTCCTACATCCAGCCAGTGAACCTGGTCAAGGACCACGACCTACAGCAGAAGTTGCAACAGCGCATGTCCGACGCGATCGAGGATGAATCTTCCAAGGAGGACGGGGAACAGGCAGATCATTAA